Proteins encoded in a region of the Fimbriimonadaceae bacterium genome:
- a CDS encoding c-type cytochrome, whose translation MGGRRTVMIGCALVMLLGLFSFPRLLLGSDQTRVKEMIQNNCAGCHRLEGKAESRFNLKAPDLIWAGSKYQRAWLLRYLTGKEAPLYPKGYRWDLSEGPTRHPVVTEDEAQGIAEYFEQHNKDSRVTVGAFDVSKISKFDATFGGMAYKAHACLGCHLIEENGKLIGGPQSISLADSGQRYNMDWLFRFGQNPQDFITHTGEFLADATEPQLRAVIGFLAVQGVKDFKYYEPWKAPEFGMASVDRGKVLYKEYCAQCHGFTGKGDGPAASGLDPKPAIHANIPFDKVPTDYLYNVINHGGAAMGKSPNMPYWGLTIGQQGVADVMAYLKATFKGGADVAQAAAGSGEGPSGVCPQPRKTAKAPADFLSKTNPLPQSDATIKAGKTLFLQTAQPVACAMCHGEKGNGQGFMGAALIPPPRNFTCGSMMKDLPDGQLFWIIKNGSPGTGMMSFAGLPDDQVWQLIAYIRSLAK comes from the coding sequence ATGGGTGGAAGACGGACGGTGATGATCGGGTGTGCGTTGGTCATGCTGCTGGGGCTCTTTTCATTCCCCCGCTTGCTCTTGGGCAGTGATCAGACTCGCGTCAAGGAGATGATCCAGAACAACTGTGCCGGATGTCACCGCCTGGAAGGGAAAGCGGAGTCGCGGTTCAACTTGAAGGCACCCGATCTGATTTGGGCCGGGAGTAAATATCAGCGCGCGTGGTTGCTTCGCTACCTGACCGGGAAAGAGGCGCCGCTGTATCCCAAAGGGTACCGGTGGGATTTGTCGGAGGGGCCGACGCGGCACCCGGTCGTCACGGAGGATGAAGCCCAGGGAATTGCCGAGTATTTCGAGCAGCACAACAAGGATTCGCGGGTGACGGTGGGCGCCTTCGATGTCTCGAAAATCAGTAAGTTCGATGCCACGTTCGGCGGGATGGCCTATAAGGCCCACGCCTGTCTCGGATGCCACCTGATCGAAGAGAACGGCAAACTGATCGGCGGACCGCAAAGCATCTCGTTGGCCGATTCCGGGCAACGGTACAACATGGATTGGCTCTTCCGCTTCGGACAAAACCCCCAGGATTTTATCACCCACACCGGGGAGTTCCTGGCCGATGCCACGGAGCCGCAATTGCGAGCGGTCATCGGGTTTCTGGCGGTGCAAGGGGTCAAGGACTTCAAGTATTACGAACCGTGGAAGGCGCCGGAGTTCGGCATGGCAAGCGTCGATCGAGGAAAGGTGCTGTACAAAGAATATTGCGCCCAGTGCCATGGGTTCACCGGAAAGGGCGATGGTCCGGCCGCCTCGGGGTTGGACCCGAAGCCGGCCATTCATGCCAACATTCCCTTCGACAAGGTGCCGACCGACTATCTCTACAATGTGATCAATCATGGCGGCGCCGCGATGGGGAAGTCGCCGAACATGCCCTATTGGGGCTTGACCATCGGCCAGCAGGGTGTGGCCGACGTGATGGCCTATCTGAAGGCCACCTTCAAGGGCGGAGCGGACGTCGCGCAGGCAGCCGCAGGGTCCGGGGAAGGTCCGAGCGGGGTGTGCCCGCAGCCCAGGAAAACGGCGAAGGCGCCGGCCGATTTCCTGTCCAAGACCAATCCGCTGCCGCAGTCGGATGCGACCATCAAGGCGGGGAAAACGCTGTTCCTGCAGACCGCTCAGCCGGTGGCTTGTGCGATGTGCCACGGTGAGAAGGGCAATGGGCAGGGCTTCATGGGGGCGGCATTGATCCCGCCGCCCAGAAACTTCACGTGCGGCTCGATGATGAAGGATCTGCCTGACGGCCAACTGTTCTGGATCATCAAGAACGGCTCACCGGGCACCGGTATGATGTCGTTCGCCGGGTTGCCGGATGACCAGGTGTGGCAATTGATCGCCTATATCCGAAGTTTGGCGAAATGA
- a CDS encoding cytochrome c yields MRRYLIPAGAVLCVVVMSGWIGAQEFRGNPDKGEAVYKAQCLRCHGRLGDGNGPDAQGLIVQPKDFHTLPSRGRTDFELLIAISNGVLFSPMHSWRGRLKDQEMLDVIQYIRALAPERGTS; encoded by the coding sequence ATGCGTCGATATCTCATTCCAGCAGGGGCGGTCCTGTGCGTAGTGGTGATGAGCGGCTGGATCGGAGCCCAGGAGTTTCGCGGGAATCCCGACAAAGGCGAGGCGGTCTACAAGGCACAGTGCCTCAGGTGTCACGGCAGGCTCGGAGACGGGAACGGACCGGATGCCCAGGGCTTGATCGTGCAGCCCAAGGACTTTCACACGTTGCCGTCCCGCGGCCGAACCGATTTCGAGTTGCTGATCGCGATTTCGAACGGGGTCCTGTTCAGCCCGATGCATTCCTGGAGGGGGCGACTGAAGGATCAGGAGATGTTGGATGTCATTCAGTACATTCGTGCCTTGGCCCCCGAGCGGGGGACGTCGTGA
- a CDS encoding c-type cytochrome yields the protein MRGLMGEARRARGRWSPLVAGLVLLLGIAAGTAAQEDDKHTIEPAQARRAVTLIHARCAVCHTTDLIVQQRLPPDRWQVTVEKMMHWGADLSKDEAAALLQFVTARYHPGAPDQLPSIEEELAMTAPAGGPSTASDGPLVGVSARGAEMFARNCQACHGEGGMGGAGPKLARNKILKNEGAFWETVLHGRGPMPAWGSVLSHQDIADIHAWLASR from the coding sequence ATGAGGGGCCTGATGGGGGAGGCGAGAAGAGCGCGAGGACGATGGTCTCCGTTGGTGGCGGGGCTGGTACTGCTCCTCGGCATCGCGGCCGGGACGGCGGCTCAAGAAGATGACAAGCATACGATCGAACCGGCGCAGGCTCGACGGGCGGTGACGTTGATTCATGCTCGTTGCGCCGTGTGCCACACGACCGATCTCATCGTGCAACAGCGGTTGCCGCCGGATCGATGGCAGGTCACGGTCGAGAAAATGATGCATTGGGGCGCGGACCTGTCCAAGGACGAGGCCGCCGCCCTGCTTCAGTTCGTGACGGCTCGCTACCATCCGGGTGCGCCGGACCAGTTGCCGTCCATTGAAGAAGAGTTGGCGATGACGGCTCCGGCGGGAGGGCCCAGCACTGCGAGCGACGGCCCGCTAGTCGGGGTGTCGGCACGAGGCGCTGAAATGTTTGCACGGAACTGTCAAGCGTGCCATGGCGAGGGCGGGATGGGAGGCGCGGGGCCCAAATTGGCCCGCAATAAAATCTTGAAGAACGAGGGAGCGTTTTGGGAGACGGTACTCCATGGCCGAGGCCCGATGCCGGCGTGGGGCTCTGTCTTGAGTCATCAGGACATTGCAGATATCCATGCCTGGTTGGCATCACGCTGA
- a CDS encoding sulfite oxidase encodes MAVTRRALFERVLQGIGAGVVAGAVDRALADSPVETTGQASGPLTVRVSRPFDAETPVREFTSWLTANERFFVRSHFGPPSAEAIEPESWRLTVKGLVKDELTLSLSELKKFESVTVAAVLQCSGNGRAHHRPKVPGVQWERGAAGNAQWTGVRLRDVLQRAGVKPQGLHVQLQGADRPALPSVPLFTRSIPIAKALHPDTLLAYEMNGRPLPLLHGAPLRVITPGWMAESCMKWLTEITLRADETPGYYMQQAYRIPETSIQPGSGLPGSVMVPVEQMPVKSLIAAPAEGDTLKTGPVTIQGVAWAGESPITKVEVSCDDGKTWAPARLVGEEQPYAWRQWQYLWNARQVGPTAILCRATDAQGTQQPEKSPWNPGGFLWNGWDRLSVTVAA; translated from the coding sequence ATGGCGGTGACGCGGCGGGCGTTGTTCGAACGGGTACTGCAAGGCATCGGAGCGGGTGTGGTGGCGGGCGCCGTCGACCGAGCGCTCGCCGATAGCCCGGTTGAGACGACCGGACAGGCGAGCGGCCCGCTCACCGTTCGTGTTTCCCGGCCGTTCGACGCGGAAACGCCGGTGCGGGAATTTACCTCCTGGTTGACCGCCAATGAACGGTTTTTTGTGCGCAGTCACTTCGGGCCACCCAGTGCGGAGGCCATTGAGCCGGAGTCGTGGCGTCTGACGGTGAAGGGACTCGTGAAAGATGAGTTGACGCTGAGTCTGTCCGAGCTGAAGAAGTTCGAGTCGGTGACCGTCGCCGCTGTGTTGCAATGCAGTGGCAACGGTCGCGCGCACCATCGCCCTAAGGTTCCCGGTGTCCAATGGGAACGGGGCGCGGCTGGAAATGCGCAATGGACCGGGGTGCGTTTGCGCGACGTCTTGCAACGTGCCGGCGTGAAGCCGCAAGGACTGCATGTGCAACTGCAAGGCGCGGATCGCCCGGCTCTGCCCAGCGTGCCCCTGTTCACGCGAAGTATTCCCATCGCCAAAGCGCTCCATCCGGATACGCTTCTTGCCTATGAAATGAATGGTCGCCCTTTACCGCTCCTGCATGGCGCACCGTTGCGGGTGATTACGCCGGGCTGGATGGCGGAATCCTGCATGAAATGGTTAACGGAGATCACCCTGCGTGCAGACGAAACGCCCGGATATTACATGCAGCAGGCCTATCGGATACCGGAGACGTCGATCCAGCCTGGGTCGGGGTTGCCGGGGAGCGTGATGGTGCCGGTCGAGCAGATGCCGGTGAAATCGCTCATCGCCGCGCCCGCCGAAGGGGACACGCTGAAAACCGGTCCGGTGACCATTCAAGGGGTGGCCTGGGCGGGTGAATCGCCGATCACCAAGGTGGAAGTCTCGTGCGACGATGGGAAGACCTGGGCGCCCGCTCGGTTGGTGGGTGAAGAACAGCCCTACGCCTGGCGGCAATGGCAATATTTGTGGAATGCGCGTCAGGTGGGTCCGACGGCGATTCTCTGTCGGGCGACGGATGCGCAGGGGACTCAGCAACCGGAGAAGAGTCCGTGGAATCCCGGGGGGTTTTTGTGGAACGGGTGGGATCGCCTGTCTGTGACGGTGGCCGCATGA
- a CDS encoding ZIP family metal transporter, with amino-acid sequence MVSGLWVPLSASLLAALVTTIGIYVIRHFEKWGRRNSTYFSCFAAGVLISVSFLHIIPKSFGMNEQAPLYLLAGYVFMHLFNRFLTAYVCDKNPEFAIGLVPLLGIGFHSFLDGVVYSITFSASMLTGALAAIGMVLHEFPEGIITYLLLLRGGGSSKQSLWLAFLAAAVSTPLGTLLSYPMISRIDPSLLGTLLSISAGALIYVGATHLLPQAERESAKYSLIALAAGILVAAGIIVSNG; translated from the coding sequence ATGGTATCAGGTCTGTGGGTCCCCCTCTCCGCCAGCCTACTCGCTGCGCTGGTCACGACGATCGGGATCTATGTCATTCGCCACTTCGAGAAATGGGGACGCAGGAACAGTACCTACTTTTCGTGTTTTGCGGCGGGTGTCCTGATCTCCGTGTCCTTCTTGCACATCATTCCAAAATCATTTGGGATGAACGAGCAGGCGCCTCTGTACCTGCTCGCCGGCTATGTCTTCATGCATCTGTTCAACCGGTTTCTCACGGCCTATGTCTGCGACAAGAATCCCGAGTTCGCCATTGGGCTGGTGCCGCTGTTGGGGATCGGCTTCCATTCGTTCCTGGACGGCGTCGTCTATTCGATTACGTTTAGCGCCAGCATGCTCACCGGAGCCCTTGCTGCCATCGGTATGGTGCTCCATGAGTTTCCTGAGGGGATCATTACCTATCTCTTGCTCCTTCGGGGCGGCGGCAGTTCGAAGCAATCGTTGTGGCTCGCGTTCCTGGCTGCCGCCGTCAGCACACCATTGGGGACCCTGCTGTCGTACCCGATGATCAGCCGCATTGACCCATCCTTGCTGGGAACTCTGTTGTCGATTTCGGCCGGGGCTCTCATTTATGTGGGGGCGACACATCTGCTTCCTCAAGCGGAGCGGGAGTCGGCCAAGTACAGTCTCATCGCGCTGGCCGCCGGGATACTGGTGGCGGCCGGCATCATCGTGAGTAACGGCTAG
- a CDS encoding c-type cytochrome, translated as MLGGLAATLLAGVGFLATQSQAESPVSAGTVVVDGVTVPDIAPLPTVVPIPATNLNYKAKVDLGKQLYFDGRLSKNNAISCAFCHNPFTGFADPRQTSIGVGGGIGGRQAPTVYNTGLIPLQFWDGRAGSLEEQALGPIANPVEMAEVLEHVVKKLAKIKGYQQQFRAVFGTDVNLQSLAEAIAAYERTVVSTNSAFDKYVLGDAKAMDESAVRGMGLFKGKARCVLCHNGPNFTDNQFHNLGVPQAGPMKEDLGRFYVTRQEQDKGAFKTPTLRSITETAPYMHDGVFKTLEEVIDFLDQGGGSNPHLSPMVKPLGLTKEDKADLVAFLKALAGEPIKFEMPKLPQ; from the coding sequence ATGCTCGGCGGGCTGGCGGCGACCCTGTTGGCCGGTGTGGGGTTTCTGGCGACACAGTCGCAGGCGGAATCGCCGGTCTCGGCCGGGACGGTCGTGGTGGACGGCGTGACCGTCCCTGACATCGCACCCCTGCCGACGGTCGTGCCGATTCCAGCCACGAACCTCAACTACAAGGCCAAAGTCGATTTGGGGAAACAACTCTATTTCGATGGGCGGCTCTCCAAGAACAACGCGATCTCCTGCGCCTTTTGCCACAATCCGTTTACCGGTTTCGCCGATCCGCGCCAGACATCGATCGGAGTGGGTGGAGGCATCGGGGGCCGCCAGGCGCCGACCGTCTACAACACGGGACTCATTCCGCTCCAGTTTTGGGATGGACGCGCCGGATCGCTGGAGGAGCAGGCGCTGGGGCCGATCGCCAATCCCGTGGAGATGGCCGAGGTGCTCGAGCACGTCGTGAAAAAGTTGGCCAAGATCAAGGGATATCAACAGCAATTCCGGGCGGTGTTCGGCACAGACGTCAATCTCCAAAGCCTTGCCGAGGCCATCGCCGCCTACGAGCGGACGGTCGTGTCGACCAATTCCGCCTTCGATAAGTATGTGCTGGGGGATGCGAAGGCCATGGACGAGTCGGCAGTGCGGGGAATGGGGCTGTTCAAGGGGAAGGCCCGGTGCGTGCTCTGTCACAACGGGCCGAATTTCACCGACAATCAGTTTCACAATCTTGGCGTGCCCCAAGCCGGGCCGATGAAAGAGGACCTCGGCCGGTTTTATGTCACCAGGCAGGAACAGGATAAAGGAGCGTTCAAGACCCCGACGCTTCGGAGCATCACCGAGACCGCTCCCTACATGCATGACGGTGTCTTTAAGACGCTGGAAGAGGTGATCGATTTCCTGGATCAGGGAGGCGGGTCGAATCCGCATCTGAGTCCGATGGTGAAGCCGCTCGGGTTGACGAAGGAGGACAAGGCGGATTTGGTCGCGTTTCTGAAGGCGCTGGCGGGGGAGCCGATCAAGTTCGAGATGCCGAAATTGCCGCAATGA
- a CDS encoding DsrE family protein, with the protein MATFIISGSRGTDDPTMATLPFMAAKTAKEQGHDVVLWLWNEAVTLGRKGTADHVTGVNLTPLKDLLTAVQAAQIPIWVCGACAVARQISAADLVAGATIKGMADYIKAVAERDRNVAF; encoded by the coding sequence ATGGCGACGTTTATCATTTCCGGCAGTCGTGGTACCGACGATCCCACAATGGCGACGTTACCGTTTATGGCGGCCAAGACGGCCAAAGAGCAGGGGCATGATGTGGTGCTCTGGTTGTGGAACGAGGCCGTCACGCTGGGGCGCAAGGGCACGGCTGATCATGTGACCGGTGTGAACCTGACCCCGTTGAAGGATCTGCTGACTGCCGTGCAAGCGGCGCAGATTCCCATCTGGGTCTGCGGGGCTTGTGCCGTCGCCCGTCAAATCAGTGCTGCTGATCTCGTCGCAGGCGCCACGATCAAGGGTATGGCTGATTACATCAAGGCCGTGGCTGAGCGTGACCGGAACGTGGCATTCTGA
- a CDS encoding cupin domain-containing protein: MKDLVRYPGDLLWEALREFPGKGEVTVLRDEGKGKAKTIIVRLPAGGQVLPHSHVAPVQHYVLEGECETEGKTLGRGAYRLMPEHADVSAILTKEGATILMIYDAASG; this comes from the coding sequence ATGAAAGATCTTGTCCGGTATCCCGGTGACCTGTTGTGGGAAGCGTTGCGGGAATTCCCCGGCAAGGGCGAGGTGACGGTATTGCGGGACGAGGGCAAGGGGAAGGCCAAGACCATCATCGTCCGGTTGCCGGCCGGAGGGCAGGTCCTGCCGCATAGCCATGTTGCCCCCGTGCAGCACTATGTGCTCGAAGGGGAATGCGAGACGGAAGGGAAGACGCTGGGACGAGGCGCCTATCGGCTCATGCCGGAACATGCCGATGTGTCGGCCATCTTGACGAAGGAGGGCGCCACCATTCTCATGATCTACGATGCGGCGTCTGGGTAA
- a CDS encoding carboxypeptidase regulatory-like domain-containing protein has product MFEHIGATRYALWVLLLAMSASGGPAAAYEEITVADGGTVSGRVTMVGKVPHPKGYNLTTLPDAVYCGRISDGQGWRLMQPFRIGLSGEFQEVVVYIESIERGKPFPAFTAPRIEAIDCRFLPFLSLVRDRHDVSVVNMDPAMHDIQAYETSHLGPRVLFNLPLPISSRYPAQAQLSAQVSKHYEGTPVTGTVHMTKGRNMFVMQCGFHAYMESWGLVMDHPYYALTDSDGRFQLSDIPPGTYVVKIWHPYVREEIVQTVTVEPKGRATLNVNVPAPAGRLYANQMVENPYVRYQITGAEQTAIVPTLEKQTYR; this is encoded by the coding sequence ATGTTCGAACACATTGGTGCGACGCGTTATGCGCTCTGGGTGTTGCTGCTGGCCATGTCGGCGAGCGGAGGTCCGGCCGCTGCATACGAAGAAATCACCGTCGCCGACGGAGGAACCGTCAGCGGAAGAGTCACCATGGTCGGCAAGGTTCCTCACCCCAAGGGGTACAACCTCACGACGCTTCCCGATGCGGTGTACTGCGGCCGGATTTCGGACGGGCAGGGCTGGCGCTTGATGCAACCGTTTCGAATCGGTCTTTCCGGAGAGTTTCAGGAAGTGGTCGTCTATATCGAATCCATCGAACGCGGAAAACCGTTCCCTGCATTTACGGCCCCGCGCATCGAGGCGATCGATTGCCGGTTCCTTCCGTTCCTCAGTCTCGTCCGTGATCGGCATGATGTGTCGGTGGTGAACATGGACCCCGCCATGCACGACATCCAGGCCTATGAGACGTCGCATCTAGGACCGCGCGTCCTGTTCAATTTGCCCTTGCCGATCAGTTCCAGATATCCGGCCCAAGCCCAGCTGAGCGCGCAGGTTTCGAAGCATTACGAGGGCACTCCGGTGACGGGAACCGTTCATATGACGAAGGGGCGTAACATGTTCGTGATGCAGTGCGGCTTCCATGCGTACATGGAGAGTTGGGGATTGGTGATGGATCATCCCTACTATGCGTTGACCGATAGTGACGGGCGGTTCCAACTCTCAGACATCCCGCCCGGCACCTATGTAGTCAAAATCTGGCATCCCTACGTCCGGGAAGAGATTGTGCAGACGGTCACGGTCGAACCGAAAGGCCGGGCAACACTGAATGTGAATGTGCCCGCTCCCGCGGGCCGACTGTATGCCAATCAAATGGTGGAGAACCCGTATGTTCGTTACCAGATCACGGGTGCCGAGCAGACGGCAATCGTGCCGACGTTGGAAAAGCAGACGTACCGGTGA
- a CDS encoding OsmC family protein → MKLSVAYQGGARYDILSDRHRVVTDQPVDDGGADAGMSPVELFVGSVAGCVGYFVGNFCARHDISRDGLKVEAEWTMAEQPHRVGQIHLSIRLPHRITPELKERLLKVAHGCTVHQSVVVPTGIAIELNPHT, encoded by the coding sequence ATGAAGCTGAGTGTGGCCTATCAGGGAGGCGCCCGCTACGACATTCTCAGCGACCGGCATCGCGTCGTCACGGACCAACCGGTCGACGATGGCGGCGCCGACGCGGGCATGAGTCCTGTGGAGTTGTTTGTGGGATCTGTGGCCGGCTGTGTGGGCTATTTCGTGGGTAACTTTTGCGCGCGACACGACATTTCCCGTGACGGCCTGAAAGTGGAGGCGGAGTGGACGATGGCGGAACAGCCTCACCGTGTCGGGCAGATTCATCTGTCGATCAGGCTGCCCCACCGGATCACGCCGGAATTGAAAGAACGATTGTTGAAAGTCGCTCACGGATGTACGGTGCATCAATCGGTCGTGGTGCCGACGGGCATTGCGATTGAGTTGAATCCTCATACGTAG
- a CDS encoding ZIP family metal transporter codes for MDSLPASPISVMVLAVLSGGTTLIGVSLAITLGENPRMIAMGIGFSTGIMVLISLCELVPEALRTAGPGTTSLSVGLGAALILTLHILMPHIHLGQDSTAPARELRAAYLIVFGLILHDVPEGFAMANAFVSSPSLGLLVALSIAIHNIPEEFAMAVPAVAVQNRALLFKAALLSGLAEPVGAMLGLVAVHLHPVLNPSFMAFAAGAMVTVSAFELIPLAGRYGKMGSFALGVAGSVLVYLALQALFPHERNEISWLFIPTAR; via the coding sequence ATGGACTCACTCCCTGCCTCCCCCATCTCGGTGATGGTGCTTGCCGTCCTATCAGGTGGCACGACGCTCATCGGCGTCTCACTTGCCATAACTCTTGGCGAGAACCCCCGCATGATCGCGATGGGTATCGGATTCTCAACCGGTATCATGGTCCTGATTTCGCTCTGCGAACTGGTGCCGGAAGCCTTGAGGACTGCGGGGCCGGGGACGACGAGCCTGTCGGTCGGCCTGGGAGCCGCGCTGATTCTGACCCTCCATATCCTCATGCCACACATCCATCTGGGACAAGACTCGACAGCGCCGGCCAGGGAACTGCGAGCCGCCTACCTCATTGTGTTCGGTCTGATCCTGCACGACGTCCCGGAAGGTTTTGCGATGGCCAATGCCTTCGTTTCTTCGCCCTCTCTCGGCCTGCTGGTCGCTCTGTCGATCGCCATTCACAATATTCCCGAGGAGTTCGCCATGGCGGTCCCCGCCGTCGCCGTCCAAAACCGGGCGCTCCTATTCAAAGCGGCGCTGCTCTCGGGACTCGCGGAGCCAGTCGGCGCCATGCTTGGCTTGGTGGCGGTGCATCTCCATCCCGTACTCAACCCGTCCTTTATGGCCTTCGCGGCCGGCGCGATGGTCACGGTCTCCGCCTTCGAGCTCATCCCACTGGCCGGAAGATATGGCAAGATGGGATCTTTCGCGCTAGGCGTTGCCGGCAGTGTCCTGGTCTACTTGGCCCTACAGGCTCTATTCCCGCATGAAAGGAATGAGATCTCATGGCTGTTCATACCTACCGCACGATGA
- a CDS encoding c-type cytochrome yields MRPILSIAVAMVLFLAGCVDSKETRSGAPSALNQFEPERLDALFSHPSPDSIPGGQRGEQIRLGYQLVVHTQEFAAPYVGNRLTCANCHLDAGLDPNSASYVGLSRAYPEYRARTGRVVTLADRINDCFERNLNGKPIPQDSHKLQAIVAYIEWLSKDVPAGSRMAWRGIPTIQSPKPPDAVNGVKVFTARCAFCHGADGQGTMAGPPLWGPQSYTLGAELVRVPVAAAFIKSNMPRTRGWALSDQDAYDVAAYINAQPRPDFPDKGQDWPKGGKPADVPY; encoded by the coding sequence ATGAGACCAATACTATCGATCGCCGTCGCGATGGTCCTGTTCCTCGCAGGCTGTGTCGACTCGAAGGAGACACGAAGCGGTGCGCCCTCTGCCCTGAACCAATTCGAGCCTGAGAGGCTCGATGCGCTGTTCAGTCACCCTTCCCCCGATTCCATCCCCGGCGGACAACGCGGAGAGCAGATCCGGTTAGGCTATCAGCTGGTCGTCCATACTCAGGAATTTGCCGCGCCCTACGTAGGCAACCGACTCACCTGTGCGAATTGCCATTTAGACGCAGGGCTCGATCCCAATTCAGCGTCCTACGTCGGCCTCTCGCGGGCCTATCCCGAATATCGTGCGCGGACCGGGCGCGTCGTGACGCTGGCCGACCGCATCAATGACTGTTTCGAACGCAACTTGAACGGCAAGCCGATTCCGCAAGACAGTCACAAACTGCAAGCGATCGTCGCCTATATCGAATGGTTGTCGAAGGATGTGCCGGCCGGCAGCCGGATGGCCTGGCGGGGGATTCCCACCATTCAATCGCCCAAGCCGCCGGACGCGGTGAATGGAGTCAAGGTGTTCACCGCCCGTTGTGCCTTTTGTCACGGAGCCGACGGACAGGGCACGATGGCGGGGCCACCCCTGTGGGGACCTCAGTCCTACACGCTGGGCGCGGAGCTGGTCCGTGTTCCGGTAGCGGCTGCGTTCATCAAGTCGAACATGCCGAGAACCAGGGGATGGGCTCTCTCGGATCAGGATGCATATGACGTCGCGGCCTACATCAACGCGCAACCACGCCCGGACTTTCCCGATAAAGGCCAGGATTGGCCGAAGGGAGGAAAGCCGGCGGATGTGCCCTACTAA